From Halomicrobium salinisoli, the proteins below share one genomic window:
- a CDS encoding DUF7344 domain-containing protein: MSTLRPGREKEFDTGYFDCLIDGRRRRTLAVLFDEVGVTSERALARRLAAAESEETPQSVADEAVTNVRTSLRHVHLPKLDDADLIDWDGDDGTVAAADHPLLSDPQFRSIVETDVEGWDDVVAGLADQRRRDALVVLESEGELSRDRLAEVLAARNPDELALQLHHVHLPKLDDAGLVDYDPDAGTVAYRGHTELPAVGDLHLAE; encoded by the coding sequence ATGAGCACCCTACGACCCGGCCGCGAGAAAGAGTTCGATACCGGCTATTTCGACTGCCTTATCGACGGCCGCCGCCGGCGGACCCTCGCCGTCCTCTTCGACGAGGTCGGGGTCACCAGCGAGCGAGCGCTGGCGCGCCGCCTCGCCGCCGCGGAGAGCGAGGAGACGCCCCAGTCCGTCGCCGACGAGGCCGTCACGAACGTCCGCACGAGCCTCCGTCACGTCCACCTCCCGAAGCTCGACGACGCCGACCTGATCGACTGGGACGGCGATGACGGCACCGTGGCGGCCGCCGACCACCCGCTCCTGTCGGACCCCCAGTTCCGCAGCATCGTCGAGACCGACGTCGAGGGCTGGGACGACGTCGTCGCCGGGCTCGCGGACCAGCGCCGGCGCGACGCCCTCGTCGTCCTGGAGTCCGAGGGCGAACTCTCCCGCGACCGCCTCGCCGAGGTACTCGCCGCGCGCAACCCCGACGAGCTGGCCCTGCAGCTCCACCACGTCCACCTCCCGAAGCTCGACGACGCCGGCCTGGTCGACTACGACCCCGACGCAGGGACCGTCGCCTACCGCGGCCACACCGAGCTCCCGGCGGTCGGCGACCTGCACCTGGCCGAGTGA
- a CDS encoding response regulator, which produces MADRAEAECESPTQSTPIRVLQVDDDEALAATVTSFLERVSDRITTISETNAVDALSRLESTDVDCVVTDYQMPRMDGIELVEAVREEYPDLPCILYTGEGSEAVASDAIAAGATDYLQKRPETEQYELLANRIENAVESYRARRRARTLERARAVAREVNRALLRASTASEIERAVCDVLADSTVYTGAWIGTVDPETGAVEPRTRAGIDADSDGLLVAGEWPADRTGDGIADEGSAGDGTSAPGDGRVAVRDATDAPLDGGEASDTSRSTSEPRSDGNVRSVATVPLATGDGRRGLLTVYSGQQTVSDAERDLLAELADDVTHALGAVEAQRALRAERDRRAALFDNAPIPIAEAHHRENGIAITDVNGAFEETFGFGADDLDVGAVVDRMVPEDERDGYEAVVAALADGESVVREVRRRTADGVRDFLLTACPASVDGDGGAYVWYTDVTERRELAAELRERANLLDHVFGQIPTALYVKDTEGRHVRMSDYDTDPADAIGKTDPEIYGDTEFARGTYADDMRVIEEGERIHNQEEFNPENGEWTLTSKVPYYGEDGEIKGLIGVSRLITEKKEYERELKRKNERLEEFASVISHDLRNPLTVALGQLDHYRAEHDDERLERTGEALERMETLIEDLLALARQGQSIDETRPLWLSDVVADARDSVEAPDATVDVARDGRIEADESRVRQLLENLFRNSVEHAGESASVRVGALEDGFFVADDGPGIAPAERERVFEPGYTTDEGGTGFGLAIVRDVAEAHGWDVTVTESAAGGARFEFTRLPT; this is translated from the coding sequence ATGGCAGACAGGGCAGAGGCGGAGTGCGAGAGCCCGACGCAGTCGACGCCGATACGGGTGCTGCAGGTGGACGACGACGAGGCGCTGGCGGCGACGGTCACGAGCTTCCTCGAGCGCGTCAGCGACCGGATCACGACGATCAGCGAGACGAACGCGGTCGACGCGCTCTCGCGGCTGGAGTCGACCGACGTCGACTGCGTCGTCACCGACTACCAGATGCCGCGGATGGACGGGATCGAACTCGTCGAGGCCGTCCGCGAGGAGTACCCGGACCTGCCCTGTATCCTCTACACCGGCGAGGGCAGCGAGGCGGTGGCCAGCGACGCCATCGCGGCCGGGGCCACCGACTACCTCCAGAAGCGGCCGGAGACGGAGCAGTACGAGCTGCTGGCCAACCGCATCGAGAACGCCGTCGAGAGCTACCGGGCGCGCCGCCGGGCCCGGACGCTCGAGCGGGCCCGCGCCGTCGCGCGCGAGGTCAACCGGGCGCTCCTGCGAGCGTCGACCGCGTCGGAGATCGAGCGGGCGGTCTGTGACGTCCTCGCCGACTCGACGGTCTACACGGGCGCCTGGATCGGAACGGTCGATCCCGAAACGGGCGCGGTCGAGCCCCGGACCCGCGCGGGAATCGACGCCGACTCCGACGGGCTCCTCGTGGCCGGGGAGTGGCCGGCGGATCGGACCGGCGACGGTATAGCCGACGAGGGGTCCGCGGGCGACGGGACGTCGGCCCCGGGCGACGGCCGCGTCGCGGTCCGCGACGCGACCGACGCACCGCTTGACGGAGGTGAGGCGAGCGATACGAGCCGATCCACGTCAGAACCTCGTTCTGACGGGAACGTGCGCTCCGTCGCGACGGTCCCGCTCGCGACCGGCGACGGGCGCCGGGGCCTGCTGACCGTCTACTCGGGCCAGCAGACGGTCAGCGACGCGGAGCGGGACCTCCTCGCCGAACTGGCCGACGACGTGACCCACGCGCTCGGCGCCGTCGAGGCCCAGCGGGCGCTCCGGGCGGAGCGGGACCGACGGGCCGCACTCTTCGATAACGCGCCGATTCCCATCGCGGAGGCCCACCACCGCGAGAACGGCATCGCCATCACGGACGTCAACGGCGCCTTCGAGGAGACCTTCGGGTTCGGCGCGGACGACCTCGACGTCGGCGCTGTCGTCGACCGCATGGTCCCGGAGGACGAACGCGACGGATACGAGGCGGTCGTCGCGGCGCTGGCCGACGGCGAGAGCGTGGTCCGGGAGGTCAGGCGCCGGACGGCGGACGGCGTGCGGGACTTCCTGCTGACGGCCTGCCCGGCCTCGGTCGACGGCGACGGCGGCGCCTACGTCTGGTACACCGACGTCACCGAGCGCCGGGAACTGGCGGCGGAGCTCCGGGAGCGGGCGAACCTCCTCGATCACGTCTTCGGCCAGATCCCGACGGCGCTGTACGTCAAGGACACCGAGGGCCGTCACGTCCGGATGAGCGACTACGACACCGATCCGGCGGACGCGATCGGCAAAACGGACCCCGAGATCTACGGCGACACCGAGTTCGCCCGGGGGACGTACGCCGACGACATGCGGGTTATCGAGGAGGGCGAGCGGATCCACAACCAGGAGGAGTTCAACCCGGAGAACGGCGAGTGGACGCTCACCTCGAAGGTGCCCTACTACGGGGAGGACGGGGAGATCAAGGGCCTGATCGGCGTCTCCCGGCTCATCACGGAGAAGAAGGAGTACGAGCGCGAGCTCAAGCGGAAGAACGAGCGCCTGGAGGAGTTCGCGAGCGTCATCAGCCACGACCTGCGGAACCCGCTGACCGTCGCGCTCGGCCAGCTCGACCACTACCGCGCCGAGCACGACGACGAGCGCCTGGAGCGGACCGGCGAGGCGCTGGAGCGGATGGAGACGCTGATCGAGGACCTGCTCGCGCTCGCGCGACAGGGCCAGAGCATCGACGAGACGCGACCGCTGTGGCTGTCCGACGTCGTCGCGGACGCCCGGGACTCCGTCGAGGCGCCGGACGCGACCGTCGACGTCGCCCGCGATGGGCGGATCGAGGCCGACGAGAGCCGGGTGCGCCAGTTGCTGGAGAACCTCTTCCGCAACTCGGTCGAGCACGCCGGCGAGTCCGCGTCCGTCCGCGTCGGCGCCCTCGAGGACGGCTTCTTCGTCGCGGACGACGGGCCGGGGATCGCCCCGGCCGAGCGCGAGCGGGTCTTCGAACCCGGCTACACCACCGACGAGGGCGGGACGGGCTTCGGACTGGCCATCGTGCGCGACGTCGCCGAGGCCCACGGGTGGGACGTGACCGTCACCGAGAGCGCGGCCGGCGGCGCTCGCTTCGAGTTCACTCGGCTGCCCACGTGA
- a CDS encoding PQQ-binding-like beta-propeller repeat protein produces the protein MDQTRRGFLGAAGAAATTSLAGCVGALRTLGGAPDDPPAETADWQFRGSPQRRGVYPDRSVPDAVRVDWRLGDVNTGDHTAAKASPVPTPGGDVIVPGDDGDLTRVTPDGDVVWTASTEATSGRGIHGTPAIANGAVYVGAYDGATYAVDLASGERYWRTQVGDAIGSSPGYLDGTVYIAVEYYDPSGAMFALDAVTGEVEWDDQRVTNHPHSTAAIDPAADRIVVGANDGDLYGWSHSDREFQWRFETSDPIKGPVATYDGGAVFGSWDDRIYRVVLDDGTEEWSFEADRSVMSGPSVDPETGTVYVGAHDSRLYALDADSGAEQWSFDTGGSIIGCPTVTADHVLVGSYDEHLYAVDRETGAEAWSVAADGIVTSTPLVTEDAVYFATRATEAYLEDGSGPSGGLYRVVADE, from the coding sequence ATGGACCAGACGCGACGCGGGTTCCTGGGGGCTGCGGGCGCGGCCGCGACGACCTCGCTGGCCGGCTGCGTCGGGGCGCTCCGGACGCTCGGCGGCGCGCCGGACGACCCGCCGGCGGAGACGGCCGACTGGCAGTTCCGCGGAAGCCCGCAGCGGCGGGGCGTCTACCCCGACCGGAGCGTGCCGGACGCGGTGAGAGTCGACTGGCGTCTAGGGGACGTGAACACGGGCGACCACACGGCGGCGAAGGCCAGTCCGGTCCCGACGCCCGGCGGCGACGTGATCGTCCCGGGCGACGACGGCGACCTCACCCGTGTGACGCCCGACGGCGACGTGGTCTGGACGGCGTCGACGGAGGCCACGAGCGGCCGGGGGATCCACGGGACGCCGGCGATCGCCAACGGCGCGGTCTACGTCGGCGCCTACGACGGCGCGACGTACGCCGTCGACCTGGCGAGCGGCGAGCGCTACTGGCGCACGCAGGTCGGCGACGCCATCGGCTCGAGCCCCGGCTACCTCGACGGGACGGTGTACATAGCGGTCGAGTACTACGACCCCAGCGGCGCGATGTTCGCGCTGGACGCGGTCACCGGCGAGGTCGAGTGGGACGACCAGCGCGTCACGAACCACCCCCACTCGACGGCGGCGATCGACCCCGCGGCCGACCGGATCGTCGTCGGGGCCAACGACGGCGACCTCTACGGGTGGTCCCACTCCGACCGCGAGTTCCAGTGGCGCTTCGAGACGAGCGACCCGATCAAGGGCCCCGTGGCGACGTACGACGGCGGCGCCGTCTTCGGGTCGTGGGACGACCGAATCTACCGGGTGGTCCTCGACGACGGCACGGAGGAGTGGTCGTTCGAGGCCGACCGCTCGGTGATGTCCGGCCCCAGCGTCGATCCGGAGACGGGGACCGTCTACGTCGGCGCCCACGACTCGCGCCTGTACGCGCTGGACGCCGACAGCGGCGCGGAACAGTGGTCGTTCGACACCGGCGGGTCGATCATCGGCTGTCCGACGGTCACCGCCGACCACGTCCTCGTGGGCTCGTACGACGAGCACCTGTACGCGGTCGACCGCGAGACCGGCGCGGAGGCGTGGTCGGTCGCGGCCGACGGCATCGTCACGAGCACGCCGCTGGTGACCGAGGACGCGGTGTACTTCGCGACGCGGGCGACCGAGGCCTACCTGGAGGACGGCTCCGGCCCCAGCGGCGGGCTCTACCGCGTCGTCGCCGACGAGTGA
- a CDS encoding bacterio-opsin activator domain-containing protein, with the protein MTSDELDVLLIEDNPGDARLIEEMFREAEGFLEGVDVGASAADGARIHHEDRLSDGLDRADETGADVILLDLNLPDSAGLETLAAVVEAAEWMPIVVLTGLRDEQVGVEAVQRGAQDYLVKDEVTSDLLVRSVYHAIVRNRQERERARRREQLEALNRLNRIAQDVAHAVITTSTREELERAVCDRLVESDAYRFAWIGEVDRTSDEVRPRVAAGVEDGYLDDVTIAIDGDESGTGPTARAIRTDRVQVMQNVQTDPEYEPWREQAIERGYRSSAAVPIVYEDIRYGVLNVYAESPGAFTDPEAEILSRLGDVIGHAITAIERKDALVSDTVLELTFQVEGLGRELVELTADGSGAIAFDNLIRSDDALIAYGRVEGVDREALQDAAERADMVDDLRILTPEGEEYEVEILTDVAGSLVQAVSTHGGRLTTATIEDGEFSYVVQFPPGRDKRQLIELVEEHCPAATNTAQQTVEQPDRDVVGSNAVLEERLTEKQRTALEAAYFAGLFDWPRKSTGQEVADRLGVTPPTFTQHLRAAEQKFFDAVFEDGDDDANPV; encoded by the coding sequence ATGACGAGTGACGAACTCGACGTCCTCCTGATCGAGGACAACCCCGGCGACGCGCGGCTGATCGAGGAGATGTTCCGGGAGGCCGAGGGGTTCCTGGAGGGGGTCGACGTCGGCGCCTCCGCGGCCGACGGCGCGCGGATCCACCACGAGGACCGGCTCTCCGACGGACTGGACCGAGCGGACGAGACCGGTGCGGACGTGATACTGCTGGACCTGAACCTGCCGGACAGCGCCGGCCTCGAGACGCTGGCCGCCGTGGTCGAGGCGGCCGAGTGGATGCCCATCGTCGTGCTGACGGGCCTGCGCGACGAGCAGGTCGGCGTCGAGGCGGTCCAGCGGGGCGCCCAGGACTACCTCGTGAAAGACGAGGTGACCAGCGACCTGCTGGTCCGGTCGGTGTACCACGCCATCGTCCGGAACCGACAGGAGCGCGAGCGCGCCCGTCGCCGCGAGCAACTCGAGGCGCTGAACCGTCTCAACCGGATCGCGCAGGACGTCGCCCACGCCGTCATCACGACTTCGACCCGTGAGGAGCTAGAGCGGGCCGTCTGCGACCGCCTCGTCGAGTCCGACGCCTACCGCTTCGCCTGGATCGGCGAGGTCGACCGGACGAGCGACGAGGTCCGGCCCCGCGTCGCCGCCGGCGTCGAGGACGGGTACCTCGACGACGTCACCATCGCCATCGACGGCGACGAGAGCGGGACGGGGCCGACGGCCAGGGCGATCCGGACCGACAGGGTGCAGGTGATGCAGAACGTCCAGACTGATCCCGAGTACGAGCCCTGGCGCGAGCAGGCGATCGAGCGGGGCTACCGGTCGTCGGCGGCGGTCCCGATCGTCTACGAGGACATCCGCTACGGCGTGTTGAACGTCTACGCCGAGTCCCCCGGCGCGTTCACCGATCCCGAGGCGGAGATCCTCTCGCGGCTCGGCGACGTCATCGGCCACGCCATCACCGCCATCGAGCGCAAGGACGCCCTGGTCAGCGACACCGTCCTGGAGCTGACCTTCCAGGTCGAGGGCCTGGGCCGGGAACTGGTCGAGCTCACCGCCGACGGGAGCGGAGCGATCGCGTTCGACAACCTGATCCGCAGCGACGACGCGCTCATCGCCTACGGTCGCGTCGAGGGCGTCGACCGCGAGGCGCTGCAGGACGCCGCCGAGCGGGCTGACATGGTCGACGACCTCCGGATCCTCACCCCGGAGGGCGAGGAGTACGAGGTCGAGATACTCACCGACGTCGCCGGGTCGCTGGTGCAGGCGGTCAGCACCCACGGCGGCCGGCTCACGACCGCGACGATCGAGGACGGCGAGTTCAGCTACGTCGTCCAGTTCCCCCCGGGTCGAGACAAGCGACAGCTGATCGAACTCGTCGAGGAGCACTGCCCGGCGGCGACGAACACCGCCCAGCAGACCGTCGAACAGCCCGACCGCGACGTGGTCGGCTCCAACGCCGTCCTCGAGGAGCGCCTCACCGAGAAGCAACGGACCGCGCTGGAGGCCGCCTACTTCGCCGGCCTGTTCGACTGGCCGCGCAAGTCCACTGGCCAGGAGGTCGCCGACCGCCTCGGGGTCACGCCCCCGACGTTCACTCAGCACCTCCGGGCCGCCGAGCAGAAGTTCTTCGACGCCGTCTTCGAGGACGGCGACGACGACGCGAACCCCGTCTAA
- a CDS encoding NUDIX hydrolase translates to MTDDLAWETLASRTAYTCEGFDIVNQDVRLPDGAEAAFDYLSEGESVVIVPLTPDGDVVVIEEWRQAVERVNRALPAGGIEGDEDPEAAARRELAEETGYEADAVEHLTTIEPANGFADAVFHYYVARDCAPTAEQDLDDNESIRTDETTLDALLAAARDGDLRDGRTMIGVLYYELFGRTE, encoded by the coding sequence ATGACCGACGACCTGGCTTGGGAGACGCTGGCGTCGCGGACGGCCTACACCTGCGAGGGGTTCGACATCGTCAATCAGGACGTCCGGCTGCCGGACGGCGCCGAGGCTGCGTTCGACTACCTCTCGGAGGGCGAGAGCGTCGTAATCGTCCCGCTGACGCCCGACGGCGACGTCGTCGTCATCGAGGAGTGGCGACAGGCCGTCGAGCGGGTCAACCGCGCGCTGCCCGCCGGCGGCATCGAGGGCGACGAGGACCCCGAGGCGGCCGCCCGCCGCGAACTCGCCGAGGAGACCGGCTACGAGGCCGACGCGGTCGAGCACCTCACGACGATCGAGCCGGCCAACGGCTTCGCCGACGCCGTCTTCCACTACTACGTGGCCCGCGACTGCGCGCCCACCGCCGAGCAGGACCTCGACGACAACGAGTCGATCCGGACCGACGAGACGACGCTGGACGCGCTGCTGGCCGCCGCCCGCGACGGCGACCTCCGGGACGGCCGGACGATGATCGGGGTGCTGTACTACGAGCTGTTCGGCCGGACAGAATAG
- a CDS encoding sensor histidine kinase — protein sequence MAVDATTGEAAEGKPLGAALPDDLAAELRPRYAAALDGAESAYELEYDGRTYEVRIVPVRDESGEVFAALGTSQDVTKHREYERRLEESERRYRTLIEHFPNGAVALFDEDLRYQIAGGKLLDGIDATADAIVGQTVWERYPEDLAERMAEKFREALDGAAQSFEIEFHGRHLQAYTLPIEDEAGNTFAGMIMVQDVTERKKYERRLEESNERLEQFAYAASHDLQEPLRMVSSYLRLIEQRYADELDEDGREFLEFAVDGADRMREMIEGLLEYSRVETRGDPFEPVDLDDVLADVRDDLQVKIAESDAEITTDPLPEVRGDRGQLRQVLQNLLDNAIEYSGDEPPRIDVEAERDGRLWAISVSDEGIGIDPDDADRVFEVFQRLHSHEEHEGTGIGLALCRRIVERHGGEIEIDSEPGDGTIITFTLPPAGDDRA from the coding sequence ATCGCCGTCGACGCGACCACCGGCGAGGCCGCGGAGGGGAAGCCCCTCGGGGCCGCCCTGCCAGACGACCTGGCGGCGGAGCTGCGCCCGCGCTACGCCGCCGCGCTGGACGGCGCGGAGAGCGCCTACGAGCTCGAGTACGACGGCCGCACCTACGAGGTGCGGATCGTCCCCGTCCGGGACGAGTCGGGCGAGGTGTTCGCCGCGCTGGGCACCTCCCAGGACGTGACGAAACACCGGGAGTACGAGCGCCGCCTCGAGGAGTCCGAGCGCCGTTACCGGACGCTGATCGAGCACTTCCCCAACGGCGCCGTCGCGCTGTTCGACGAGGACCTGCGGTACCAGATCGCCGGCGGGAAACTCCTCGATGGGATCGACGCCACCGCGGACGCCATCGTCGGGCAGACCGTCTGGGAGCGCTATCCCGAGGACCTCGCCGAGAGGATGGCCGAGAAGTTCCGCGAGGCCCTCGACGGCGCGGCGCAGAGCTTCGAGATCGAGTTCCACGGCCGCCACTTGCAGGCGTACACGCTCCCGATCGAGGACGAGGCCGGGAACACCTTCGCAGGCATGATAATGGTTCAGGACGTCACCGAACGCAAGAAGTACGAGCGGCGACTGGAGGAGTCCAACGAGCGGTTAGAGCAGTTCGCCTACGCCGCCTCCCACGATCTGCAGGAACCGTTACGAATGGTATCGAGCTATCTACGACTCATCGAGCAGCGCTATGCGGACGAACTGGACGAGGACGGGCGGGAGTTCCTCGAGTTCGCGGTCGACGGCGCCGACCGCATGCGGGAGATGATCGAGGGGCTGCTGGAGTACTCGCGGGTGGAGACGCGGGGCGATCCGTTCGAGCCCGTCGACCTCGACGACGTGCTCGCGGACGTCCGCGACGACCTCCAGGTGAAGATCGCCGAGAGCGACGCCGAGATCACCACCGACCCGCTGCCCGAGGTCCGGGGCGACCGCGGCCAGTTACGACAGGTGCTCCAGAACCTGCTGGACAACGCCATCGAGTACAGCGGCGACGAACCGCCCCGGATCGACGTCGAGGCCGAGCGCGACGGACGCCTGTGGGCGATATCGGTCAGCGACGAGGGGATCGGCATCGATCCCGACGACGCCGACCGCGTCTTCGAGGTGTTCCAGCGCCTCCACTCCCACGAGGAACACGAGGGGACGGGCATCGGACTGGCGCTGTGCCGGCGCATCGTCGAGCGCCACGGCGGCGAGATCGAGATCGACTCCGAACCCGGAGACGGGACCATCATAACTTTCACGCTGCCTCCCGCAGGTGATGACCGTGCGTGA
- a CDS encoding AbrB/MazE/SpoVT family DNA-binding domain-containing protein, producing the protein MSESTRVTEKGQATIPKHLREKYDLEPGDEVVWMDTDDGIVVKKRTRTSGRGMLVPDDTSDQQREEIAEELEQRVRDRRDRNYEDA; encoded by the coding sequence ATGAGCGAGTCGACGCGGGTCACGGAGAAGGGACAGGCGACGATCCCGAAGCACCTCCGCGAGAAGTACGATCTGGAGCCCGGAGACGAAGTGGTCTGGATGGATACCGACGACGGGATCGTCGTGAAAAAGCGCACTCGTACGAGCGGTCGGGGGATGCTGGTCCCCGACGATACCTCCGACCAGCAGCGCGAAGAGATCGCAGAGGAACTGGAGCAGCGCGTCCGCGACCGCCGCGACCGCAACTACGAGGACGCCTGA
- a CDS encoding response regulator: MTVRDDDAAPADILLVEDNPGDVRLTQEAFEEGGISNTLHVATDGVEALDFLHQRGDHEDAPRPDIVLLDLNLPRKNGEEVLEEINDDPELACIPVIVLTSSRAEEDVVQSYELRANAFLTKPVDPDEFIEVVQSFQAFWLSVVRLPPCEDRDDE; the protein is encoded by the coding sequence ATGACCGTGCGTGACGACGACGCGGCGCCGGCCGACATCCTCCTGGTCGAGGACAACCCCGGCGACGTCCGACTGACACAGGAGGCCTTCGAGGAAGGGGGTATCTCCAACACCCTGCACGTCGCCACCGACGGCGTCGAGGCGCTTGACTTCCTCCACCAGCGGGGCGACCACGAGGACGCGCCGCGGCCCGACATCGTCCTGCTGGACCTGAACCTCCCCCGGAAGAACGGCGAGGAGGTCCTCGAGGAGATCAACGACGATCCGGAACTGGCCTGCATCCCCGTGATCGTCCTGACGAGTTCGCGGGCCGAGGAGGACGTCGTCCAGTCCTACGAGTTGCGGGCCAACGCCTTCCTCACGAAGCCGGTCGACCCCGACGAGTTCATCGAGGTCGTCCAGTCGTTCCAGGCGTTCTGGCTCTCGGTCGTCCGACTGCCGCCGTGCGAGGACCGCGATGACGAGTGA
- a CDS encoding metal-dependent hydrolase, whose protein sequence is MWPWGHAAVGYLLYSLLVRADGRAPSSAPVVALAFGTQFPDVIDKPLGWTFGLLPAGRSLAHSMFALLAVSAVAVGVARRYGRPAIGVAFGVGAVSHSFADGLYAVVTGQYADLSYLGWPLLPAPVSEVEQSFVAHVALLEFDWHFALELALVVLAAAAWLRDGRPGLDLVRSVLGGNGRPAEEPDSGD, encoded by the coding sequence ATGTGGCCCTGGGGACACGCCGCCGTCGGGTACCTGCTGTACTCGCTGCTCGTCCGCGCGGACGGGCGCGCTCCGTCGTCGGCCCCCGTCGTCGCGCTCGCGTTCGGCACCCAGTTCCCGGACGTGATCGACAAACCGCTGGGGTGGACGTTCGGACTCCTCCCCGCCGGTCGATCGCTCGCGCACTCGATGTTCGCCCTCCTCGCCGTCTCCGCCGTCGCGGTCGGGGTCGCCCGCCGGTACGGACGCCCCGCGATCGGCGTCGCGTTCGGCGTCGGCGCCGTCTCGCACTCCTTCGCCGACGGGCTCTACGCCGTCGTCACCGGCCAGTACGCCGACCTCTCCTACCTCGGGTGGCCGCTTCTCCCCGCGCCCGTCTCCGAGGTCGAGCAGAGCTTCGTGGCCCACGTCGCGCTGCTCGAGTTCGACTGGCACTTCGCGCTCGAACTGGCGCTCGTCGTCCTCGCCGCGGCCGCGTGGCTGCGCGACGGGCGCCCCGGCCTCGACCTCGTCCGGTCGGTCCTCGGCGGGAACGGCCGCCCCGCCGAGGAGCCCGACTCCGGGGACTGA
- a CDS encoding PIN domain-containing protein, which yields MAYTADAVSLLVYLVDALPEAADRVFAEAEAGETIVQVPSTALAEVLYSVAHDKDVRGVTLSGTPEDARQALVGNGPVSVAPVDDAELAEYAQVVEEFSIHDALVVASHRAQGTNAIITTDGVIRDAGYETLWG from the coding sequence ATGGCGTACACCGCCGACGCCGTCTCGCTGCTGGTGTATCTTGTCGACGCGCTCCCGGAAGCGGCCGACCGGGTATTCGCCGAGGCCGAAGCCGGAGAAACGATCGTCCAAGTACCGAGTACGGCGCTCGCTGAGGTCCTGTACTCGGTCGCTCACGACAAGGACGTCCGGGGCGTCACCCTCTCGGGAACGCCGGAAGACGCCCGCCAGGCGCTGGTCGGGAACGGGCCCGTCTCGGTCGCGCCGGTCGACGACGCCGAACTGGCCGAGTACGCGCAGGTGGTCGAAGAGTTCAGCATCCATGACGCACTCGTCGTCGCCAGTCACCGAGCGCAGGGCACGAATGCGATAATCACCACCGACGGCGTCATTCGCGACGCCGGCTACGAGACGCTCTGGGGCTGA
- a CDS encoding class I fructose-bisphosphate aldolase produces MPATESSVIERFCKPETSLTDRHVLMGVTYDLFDTDSGNAVVVALDHGLGMGAIEGFEDPGATLDAVLSGDPDGVLVGPHFARHYEERLRDVDVLVTGDVVTFSTRPGHDEGADVWTQSFDVDELLAADPVGVKVVLVFGREDERLFERNLEAVARLSRELRGTGVPLIVEPVQWGSRVPDELATDHDYAANACRIAWESGADVLKAPYTGDPDAFADLVDNSPVPVTVLGGPASGSTRAMLGDVAEAVAAGARGPIIGRSVWQTDDPAAVAAALGEIVHEGADVDAVWD; encoded by the coding sequence ATGCCGGCCACTGAAAGCAGCGTCATCGAACGCTTCTGCAAACCCGAAACCAGCTTAACGGACCGCCACGTCCTGATGGGCGTGACCTACGACCTGTTCGACACGGACTCCGGCAACGCCGTCGTGGTCGCGCTGGACCACGGCCTCGGGATGGGCGCGATCGAGGGGTTCGAGGATCCCGGCGCGACGCTCGACGCGGTGCTCTCGGGCGACCCGGACGGGGTGCTCGTCGGCCCGCACTTCGCGCGCCACTACGAGGAGCGCCTGCGCGACGTGGACGTGCTGGTGACGGGCGACGTCGTGACCTTCTCGACGCGGCCGGGCCACGACGAGGGGGCGGACGTCTGGACCCAGTCGTTCGACGTCGACGAGCTGCTGGCGGCGGACCCGGTCGGCGTGAAGGTCGTGCTCGTGTTCGGCCGGGAGGACGAGCGCCTGTTCGAGCGCAACCTCGAGGCGGTCGCCCGGCTCTCCCGCGAGCTACGCGGCACGGGCGTCCCGCTGATCGTCGAACCCGTCCAGTGGGGCAGCCGGGTCCCGGACGAGCTGGCGACCGACCACGACTACGCCGCGAACGCGTGCCGGATCGCCTGGGAGTCCGGCGCCGACGTGCTGAAGGCGCCCTACACCGGCGACCCCGACGCGTTCGCCGACCTGGTCGACAACTCGCCGGTGCCGGTGACCGTCCTCGGCGGCCCGGCCTCGGGGTCGACGCGGGCGATGCTCGGCGACGTGGCCGAGGCCGTCGCCGCCGGCGCCCGCGGCCCGATCATCGGCCGCTCCGTCTGGCAGACCGACGACCCCGCGGCGGTCGCGGCGGCGCTCGGGGAGATCGTCCACGAGGGCGCCGACGTCGACGCGGTCTGGGACTGA